TAACCTCAATCAGTGTTTCTATACCCGACAATGTTTCTGTGGTGAAACATTAGTTGTACAAAGCTGTGAGTAGAAGTTGCCTTAACTCCGTATATACAGAATCTCGCTTTTATAGTGGAAACACAAGGACACATAAGACAGTTAAGCAGATAATTAAAAAGATTTTAATAACCTACAGTTAAGACAGTTAAGACAGTTAAGACAGTTAAGCTACAAACAGGCAAATCATGTAGTTATAAAAGTGATAAATTATTAAGTCAGATATATCTACAAATTCCTAATACTTGTGTTAAATTACGATTTTGCAATCACACTTTGAGATGAGATACCAGGTTGGTGGCAGTCTCCGCAGTGACGATCCTAACTACGTTATCCGTCAAGCAGACGAAAAACTTTATGCCAGCCTGAAAGCTGGCGATTTTTGTTATGTCTTAAATTCTCGCCAGATGGGCAAGTCATCCTTATTACAACGCACAAGTTCTCGCCTCAGAAAAGAAGGGCATAGCTGTGCTTACTTGGATGTCACCCGATTGGGTAGCGAAAATACCACACTGGAACAATGGTACAAAGGTATCATCGTCGGCTTGTTTTACGACTTAAATCTGGCAGAACACGTCAACTTTAAGCAATGGTGGGAAAGCTGCGCGGGTATTTCCCCAGTGCAAAAACTAGACCAGTTTGTTGAAGAAGTTTTGCTGCCAAATGTTCAAAACGAACGGATTCTCATCTTTATTGATGAAATTGACAGTTTCTTGAGTTTGAGTTTTCCTGTCAGTGACTTTTTTGCTTGGATTCGTCATTGCTATAATCAGCAGGCACATGACTCGAAATTCCAACGCTTGGGATTTGCACTGTTTGGAGTAGCCAGTCCATCTGATCTGATTGCCGACAAACGCCGGACACCGTTTAACATTGGGACAGCGATTGAGTTGTGTGGCTTTCAACCACATGAAGCAACACCATTGCTCAAAGGGTTAGAGGAAGTCGTCAGCCAAAGCGAAGCCGTGCTGCGAGAGATTATTTACTGGAGTGGGGGACAACCGTTTCTGACTCAAAAGCTTTGTCAGTTGATTGTCCGAACAGCATTAGATACATCAAGCAGAATAATTGATTTACCGCCAGCAAGTGCGGCAGATTGGGTAGAAAAATTAGTGCGATCGCACATCATCCAACACTGGGAATCAAAAGACGAACCGGAACACCTGCGCACGATTCGCGATCGCCTCCTTTTCAACGAACAGCGGGCAGGACGGTTATTGGGTTTATATCAGCAGGTATTGCAAGCACAAGAGAATCAAACATCTGGCGTACTTACCGATGATAGTCGAGAACAGACAGAACTTTTACTATCCGGATTAGTCGAGAAACACAACGGCTATCTGAAAATAAAAAATCCCATCTACCGCAGTGTCTTCGATTCTGAATGGGTCGTAAGGCAGTTAGACAATCTGCGTCCTTACTCTCAAGCATTCAATGCATGGGTAGCATCTGGTTATCAAGATGAATCACGTCTGCTGCGGGGGCGAGCGTTACAAGAAGTTTTAGACTGGATTGGGCGCAAAAGCCTCAGCGATTTGGACTATCGATTTTTAGCCGCCAGCCAGGAACTGGAACGTCGGGAAACTGAGCAAAGACTGAAAGCTGAGCGGTTGAGAGAAGCAGAAGCACGATTAGCGAGTGAGCGAAAAAGTGCCCGTCGTCAGAGGCAATTACTGGCAGTAGTGAGTCTAGCTCTGATAGTTTCTACGGTGTTAGGAGTAATAACGCTTATTGCCTACCGTGAATCTGCTTTAAATGAAGTTCGGGTAACTGCCGTTGCCTCCAACGCAAACTTTACCTCAAACCAGCATCTTGATGCGTTGGTGCAAGCGATTCAAGCACGCACAAAATTTCAACGCCTCTGGCTACTCGATCCATCAACAAAATCGGCGCTAGATCAGCAAACGCGCAACGTGCTAGAACAAGCAATCTATGGTGCAGATGAGGTAAATAGTATAGTAGCGCACGAGGGAGGAGCCTTAGCCGTTGACCTGAGCAAGGATGGAAAGTGGATTGCTAGCGGTGGTACAGACCGAACCGTTCGGCTTTGGAAACGTGATGGAACCCTAGTTCACATCTTACCCCACAATCTTACCATAAATGCTGGCATATATAGTGTTCAATTCAGCCCGGATAGCCAACGGGTTGCTGCGGCTGGGCTAGATGGCGTGGTGCAACTTTGGTCAGTGGATGGTACCCCATTGGCAACAATGAAAGGACACACGGCTGGTGTTTGGCAAGTATCATTTAGCCCGGATGGACAGATAATTGCATCTGCCAGTGGGGATCAAACAATAAAGTTGTGGAAGTTAGATGGCACCTTGATCAAAACGCTAAAGGGACATAAGGCAGCCGTTTGGAGATTTGCGTTTAGTCCCGATGGAGAGATTATGGCATCTTGTAGTGTGGATGGTACCATTAAGTTCTGGAGCCGAGAGGGTAACCTGATCCGAACCATACCAGTAAGCAAGGCAACAGTTTGGGCGATAGCCTTCAGCCCCGATGGGCAAACCCTGGTCACTGGCAGCGCTGACAAGCTTGTCAGGCTGTGGAGCCGGGAAGGAAAGTTACTCAAAACTTTTGTGGGGCACACAGCAGAAGTTAATCAAGTGGTGTTTAGCCGTCAGGGGCAGACTATTGCCTCAGCAAGTGGTGATAAAACCGTGAAACTTTGGTGGCCAGACGGCACTCTGCGAAGAACCTTACTCGGGCATCGCTCGCAGGTTCAAGCAATTGCATTCAGTTCTGATGGTCAGATGATTGCCTCTAGCAGCTATGACGGTACAGTCAAGCTCTGGAAAGACTCGCCTTTTTTACATCGCCTGTACGGTCATCAAGATGTGGTTTGGCGAGTTGTTTATGCTCCGGGCACCCGATCCAATGAGTCTCTCCTTGCTAGTGTTGCGGGGCAAGAAATTAAGTTATGGCGAGCAGATGGCTCTTTAGTTAAGACCGTTGTGTTAGATAGGAGTCAGTTGTATGATGGTGTCTTTAGTCCAGATGGGCAGACTCTTGCATTAGCAACTGCCAGTAGCGATATAAAACTCCTCAACCTTGCGAATAACAAAACTGCGATTCTGCGCGGTCACAATAATGCAATCTTATCACTAGCGTATAGCCCTAATGGGCAATTTCTAGTGTCGGGAGGTGAGGACCGTACCATCAAACTCTGGCAAAGTAACGCTTCTTTTAACTTTCAACTGAGTCAAACAATCCAGGCACATTCTGCGCGCATTTGGGATCTTGTTTTTAGTCCGGATGGTCAGTTCATTGCCTCCGCCAGCGCTGACGGTACAATCAAGCTATGGACTTGGAAAGATGTTAACCACCAAGCCCTCCAGCTTGACAAAACCCTCAAAAGACACAAGAGTGCCATTTGGGGAGTTGCTATCAGCCCCGATAGCCAACACATCGTCTCTGCCGGACGCGATGGTCAACTGCTGCTGTGGAATCGCAACGGTAAACTCGTTCAAGCTTTTGAAGGGGTAAGCGTTGGCTTAACGAAAGTTGCCTTCAGTCCGGATGGGCAAACAATTGCCGCAGGCGTTATGGACAACACGATCAAGATTTGGACACTAAAGGGCACTTTGCTTGCAACCCTCAGTGGGCACAACGGAGGTGTGGCAGCTCTTGTTTTCAGTCCGGATGGCAAAACCTTGGCATCTGGCAGCTATGACCAAACGGCGATTGTGTGGGATTTACAACAGATTCTCCACAGGGATTTAGTGAAATACGGCTGTGAGTGGGTGCGGGATTATTTGAAAACTCACACAGCAGTGGAGGACGGCCTTAGCAAAGCTGCGATCCAGAAGGATCGCTTTCTGTGCAAATGATACTTGATATTTCCTATGGCGGTTTATTGCCCCATTGCCCCCGAGTAAACCAAACCGCGTTGCATATCCATTGTTAAAATTGTTCCATCCCGAATCACTTGAGTTGCCTTTTTGACGCCAACGATAACTGGCACCCCAAGACGTAAGCCAATGACGGCTGCGTGACTAGTTAGACTTTCTTCCTCAGTAATAATACCGCCAGCTTTGCGAATTGCCTCAACAAAATCAGCACTCGTACCTGAGGCAACCAAAATATCTCCGTAATTAAAGTTACTAGCATCAATGCCAGTATGGACGACCCGGGCGCGACCACTGACAGAACCTTGTCCCAGTCCAATCCCCTGACCGAGTACCGCCGTCACAACTTCAACCTTAATCAAATCTGTAGATCCAGAAATCCCTTGGAGAGTCCCAGCAGTCATCACGACCAAATCTCCCTCAGACAAGAGTTCTCTTTCTTGAGCAACGTTAATAGCTGCTTGGAATGTCTGACCTGTGGAAGGGAGTTCTAACATCAACAACGGCTTGACTCCCCACACAAGTTGCAACTGTCGGGCGACATTCACATGAGGTGTTACTGCTAGGATTGGTGTTTTGGGACGAAACTTGGAGACATTGCGCGCTGTTGCTCCTGATTGGGTGAGAGTCATAATTGCTGCGGCTCCTAGCTGTTCTGCAATTTGACCGACAGCTTGGCTGATGGCATTAGGAATGGAATGTTTGGTATCTTTCGCCTGACTAGCGTTTGTGTTCAGCCACACCTCTTGTTCCATCCGTTCGGCAATTCGTGCCATCGTTGCTACAGCTTCTACTGGGAAATTACCGACAGCGGTTTCATTCGAGAGCATCACCGCATCTGTACCGTCTAAAATTGCATTTGCCACATCGGACACTTCCGCACGAGTTGGACGGGGGTTGTTAACCATGCTGTCTAACATCTGGGTGGCGGTGATGATGGGAATTCCCAAGCGATTAGCGGTTGCAATCAGCCGCTTTTGTAGTACTGGAACATCCTCTGCGGGTAATTCTACGCCCAAGTCACCTCTTGCCACCATAACGCCATCGCACAAACTCAGAACAGCTTCCATTTGTTCTATGGCTTCGTGCTTCTCAATTTTGGCAATGACTGGTACTTGTTTGCCCGTACTGGAAATGAGTTCTTTAATTTCTATCATGTCTAGGGGATTGCGGACAAAGGAAAGTGCCACCCAGTCCACACCCTGATCCAAACCGAACATGAGATCTTCTCGGTCTTTTTCGGTCATTGCTTTGACAGATAGGTAAACTCCGGGAAAGTTCACCCCTTTATTGTTTGAAAGTACCCCTCCTACAGTAACGCGACAGTGCAAATCTCCTTTTTCGCGGTTAATCTCTTCTACCAACATTTCTACACGCCCATCATCAAGGAGAATTCTTGCTCCTGCGGGG
This portion of the Brasilonema sennae CENA114 genome encodes:
- a CDS encoding AAA-like domain-containing protein; this encodes MRYQVGGSLRSDDPNYVIRQADEKLYASLKAGDFCYVLNSRQMGKSSLLQRTSSRLRKEGHSCAYLDVTRLGSENTTLEQWYKGIIVGLFYDLNLAEHVNFKQWWESCAGISPVQKLDQFVEEVLLPNVQNERILIFIDEIDSFLSLSFPVSDFFAWIRHCYNQQAHDSKFQRLGFALFGVASPSDLIADKRRTPFNIGTAIELCGFQPHEATPLLKGLEEVVSQSEAVLREIIYWSGGQPFLTQKLCQLIVRTALDTSSRIIDLPPASAADWVEKLVRSHIIQHWESKDEPEHLRTIRDRLLFNEQRAGRLLGLYQQVLQAQENQTSGVLTDDSREQTELLLSGLVEKHNGYLKIKNPIYRSVFDSEWVVRQLDNLRPYSQAFNAWVASGYQDESRLLRGRALQEVLDWIGRKSLSDLDYRFLAASQELERRETEQRLKAERLREAEARLASERKSARRQRQLLAVVSLALIVSTVLGVITLIAYRESALNEVRVTAVASNANFTSNQHLDALVQAIQARTKFQRLWLLDPSTKSALDQQTRNVLEQAIYGADEVNSIVAHEGGALAVDLSKDGKWIASGGTDRTVRLWKRDGTLVHILPHNLTINAGIYSVQFSPDSQRVAAAGLDGVVQLWSVDGTPLATMKGHTAGVWQVSFSPDGQIIASASGDQTIKLWKLDGTLIKTLKGHKAAVWRFAFSPDGEIMASCSVDGTIKFWSREGNLIRTIPVSKATVWAIAFSPDGQTLVTGSADKLVRLWSREGKLLKTFVGHTAEVNQVVFSRQGQTIASASGDKTVKLWWPDGTLRRTLLGHRSQVQAIAFSSDGQMIASSSYDGTVKLWKDSPFLHRLYGHQDVVWRVVYAPGTRSNESLLASVAGQEIKLWRADGSLVKTVVLDRSQLYDGVFSPDGQTLALATASSDIKLLNLANNKTAILRGHNNAILSLAYSPNGQFLVSGGEDRTIKLWQSNASFNFQLSQTIQAHSARIWDLVFSPDGQFIASASADGTIKLWTWKDVNHQALQLDKTLKRHKSAIWGVAISPDSQHIVSAGRDGQLLLWNRNGKLVQAFEGVSVGLTKVAFSPDGQTIAAGVMDNTIKIWTLKGTLLATLSGHNGGVAALVFSPDGKTLASGSYDQTAIVWDLQQILHRDLVKYGCEWVRDYLKTHTAVEDGLSKAAIQKDRFLCK
- the pyk gene encoding pyruvate kinase, with the translated sequence MQLKDSVRRTKIVATIGPATSSPEMLKAIIEAGATTLRLNFSHGSHADHQRNIRLIRQTAFELNQPVAILQDLQGPKIRLGKFENGSIVVVKGDRFTLTNRPVVGTQDISCVTYDYLADEVPAGARILLDDGRVEMLVEEINREKGDLHCRVTVGGVLSNNKGVNFPGVYLSVKAMTEKDREDLMFGLDQGVDWVALSFVRNPLDMIEIKELISSTGKQVPVIAKIEKHEAIEQMEAVLSLCDGVMVARGDLGVELPAEDVPVLQKRLIATANRLGIPIITATQMLDSMVNNPRPTRAEVSDVANAILDGTDAVMLSNETAVGNFPVEAVATMARIAERMEQEVWLNTNASQAKDTKHSIPNAISQAVGQIAEQLGAAAIMTLTQSGATARNVSKFRPKTPILAVTPHVNVARQLQLVWGVKPLLMLELPSTGQTFQAAINVAQERELLSEGDLVVMTAGTLQGISGSTDLIKVEVVTAVLGQGIGLGQGSVSGRARVVHTGIDASNFNYGDILVASGTSADFVEAIRKAGGIITEEESLTSHAAVIGLRLGVPVIVGVKKATQVIRDGTILTMDMQRGLVYSGAMGQ